The following proteins are encoded in a genomic region of Mustela erminea isolate mMusErm1 chromosome 3, mMusErm1.Pri, whole genome shotgun sequence:
- the HSPA9 gene encoding stress-70 protein, mitochondrial: MISASRAAAARLVGAATSRGPTAARHKDGWNGLSHEAFRIVSRRDYASEAIKGAVVGIDLGTTNSCVAVMEGKQAKVLENAEGARTTPSVVAFTADGERLVGMPAKRQAVTNPNNTFYATKRLIGRRYDDPEVQKDIKNVPFKIVRASNGDAWVEAHGKLYSPSQIGAFVLMKMKETAENYLGHTAKNAVITVPAYFNDSQRQATKDAGQISGLNVLRVINEPTAAALAYGLDKSEDKIIAVYDLGGGTFDISILEIQKGVFEVKSTNGDTFLGGEDFDQALLRHIVKEFKRETGVDLTKDNMALQRVREAAEKAKCELSSSVQTDINLPYLTMDASGPKHLNMKLTRAQFEGIVTDLIRRTIAPCQKAMQDAEVSKSDIGEVILVGGMTRMPKVQQTVQDLFGRAPSKAVNPDEAVAIGAAIQGGVLAGDVTDVLLLDVTPLSLGIETLGGVFTKLINRNTTIPTKKSQVFSTAADGQTQVEIKVCQGEREMAGDNKLLGQFTLIGIPPAPRGVPQIEVTFDIDANGIVHVSAKDKGTGREQQIVIQSSGGLSKDDIENMVKNAEKYAEEDRRKKERVEAVNMAEGIIHDTETKMEEFKDQLPADECNKLKEEISKMRELLARKDSETGENIRQAASSLQQASLKLFEMAYKKMASEREGSGSSGTGEQKEDQKEEKQ, from the exons gatggctGGAATGGCCTTAGTCATGAAGCTTTTAGAATTGTTTCAAGGCGGGACTATGC aTCAGAAGCAATCAAGGGAGCAGTTGTTGGTATTGATTTGGGCACTACCAACTCCTGTGTGGCGGTTATGGAAGGTAAACAAGCAAAG GTGTTAGAGAATGCTGAAGGTGCCAGAACCACCCCTTCAGTTGTGGCCTTTACAGCAGATGGTGAGCGACTTGTTGGCATGCCGGCCAAGCGACAGGCTGTCACCAACCCAAACAACACATTCTATGCCACCAAGCGTCTCATTGGCCGGCGATATGATGATCCTGAAGTACAGAAAGATAT TAAAAATGTGCCCTTTAAAATTGTCCGTGCCTCCAATGGAGATGCCTGGGTTGAAGCTCATGGAAAACTCTATTCTCCAAGTCAAATTGGAGCGTTCGTGTTGATGAAGATGAAAGAGACTGCAG aaaattaCTTGGGGCATACAGCAAAAAATGCTGTGATCACTGTTCCAGCTTATTTCAATGACTCTCAGAGACAG gccACTAAGGATGCTGGCCAGATATCTGGACTAAATGTGCTTCGAGTAATTAATGAACCCACAGCTGCTGCTCTGGCCTACGGTCTAGACAAATCAGAAGACAAAAT catTGCTGTATATGATTTAGGTGGTGGAACTTTTGATATTTCTATCCTGGAAATTCAGAAAGGTGTATTTGAGGTGAAGTCCACCAATGGAGATACGTTCTTAGGTGGTGAGGACTTTGACCAGGCCTTGCTACGACACATTGTGAAGGAATTCAAAAGAGAG ACGGGGGTTGATTTAACCAAAGACAACATGGCACTTCAGAGGGTTCGGGAAGCTGCTGAGAAGGCTAAGTGTGAACTCTCCTCATCTGTGCAG ACCGACATTAATTTGCCATATCTTACGATGGATGCTTCTGGACCCAAGCATTTGAATATGAAGCTGACTCGTGCTCAGTTCGAAGGGATTGTCACTGATCTAATCAGGAGAACCATTGCCCCATGCCAGAAAGCCATGCAAGATGCAGAGGTCAGCAAGAGTGACATCGGAGAAGTGATTCTTGTTGGTGGCATGACTAGGATGCCCAAG GTTCAGCAGACTGTACAGGATCTCTTTGGCCGAGCCCCAAGCAAAGCTGTAAACCCTGATGAGGCTGTGGCCATTGGAGCTGCCATTCAGGGAGGTGTGTTAGCTGGTGATGTCACAGATGTGCTGCTCCTCGATGTCACTCCCCTGTCTCTGGGTATTGAGACTCTGGGAGGTGTTTTTACCAAACTTATCAACAGAAACACCACTATCCCAACCAAGAAAAGCCAG GTGTTTTCTACAGCTGCTGATGGTCAGACTCAAGTGGAGATTAAAGTGTGTCAGGGTGAGAGAGAGATGGCTGGAGACAACAAACTTCTTGGACAGTTTACTTTG attggaATTCCCCCAGCCCCTCGTGGAGTCCCTCAGATTGAAGTTACATTTGACATTGATGCCAATGGGATTGTACATGTTTCAGCAAAAGATAAGGGTACAGGACGTGAGCAGCAGa TCGTGATCCAGTCTTCCGGTGGGTTAAGCAAAGATGATATTGAAAATAtggttaaaaatgcagaaaagtatGCGGAAGAAGACCGGCGAAAGAAG gAACGAGTTGAAGCTGTTAATATGGCTGAAGGAATTATTCatgacacagaaacaaaaatggaagaattcaAGGACCAATTGCCTGCTGATGAA tgcaaTAAGCTAAAAGAAGAGATTTCCAAAATGAGGGAACTTCTGGCTCGGAAAGACAGCGAAACAGGAGAAAACATAAGGCAGGCAGCATCTTCCCTTCAGCAGGCATCACTGAAGCTCTTCGAAATGGCATACAAAAAG atgGCATCTGAGCGAGAAGGCTCTGGAAGTTCTGGCACTGGGGAACAAAAGGAAGatcaaaaggaggaaaaacagtaG